The following are from one region of the Coffea eugenioides isolate CCC68of chromosome 2, Ceug_1.0, whole genome shotgun sequence genome:
- the LOC113760123 gene encoding auxin-induced protein 15A-like, translating to MGIRLPSMIANARQFYKLQSLLQRNRQSDVPKGHFAVYVGEMEKKRFVLPISYLNHPTFQDLLRKAEEEFGYDHPMGGLTIPCNEDAFVDLTSRLNSQ from the coding sequence ATGGGGATCCGTTTGCCATCTATGATTGCCAATGCTAGGCAGTTCTACAAACTGCAATCTCTTCTGCAAAGAAATCGTCAATCAGATGTTCCTAAAGGCCATTTTGCGGTGTACGTAGGAGAGATGGAAAAGAAGCGATTTGTGCTTCCCATATCATACTTGAATCATCCTACGTTTCAGGATTTGTTACGCAAAGCAGAGGAAGAGTTTGGCTATGATCATCCTATGGGGGGTCTAACAATTCCCTGCAACGAGGATGCCTTTGTTGATCTCACTTCTCGACTCAACTCCCAGTAA
- the LOC113758489 gene encoding putative HVA22-like protein g: protein MMGSLLTRPLLMVFGYVYPAYECFKTLEKDEPDIDQLLFWCQYWILLAALTVFERVGDLFMSWLPLYGEAKFALCVYLWYPGTRGTTNVYSCFLKPCIAKHEKEIDSNLLRMKNRLMMLGMLLWQKAACYGQTKFFEILQFASSQPGSRSRPHTAHNSRGKEN from the exons ATGATGGGTTCTTTGCTTACGAGACCACTATT GATGGTTTTCGGATATGTTTATCCAGCATATGAATGCTTTAAGACGCTGGAAAAAGATGAGCCAGACATCGATCAGCTTCTGTTTTGGTGTCAATACTG GATTTTACTTGCAGCCCTCACAGTATTTGAAAGAGTTGGAGACCTGTTTATGTCATG GTTACCCCTGTATGGTGAAGCTAAGTTTGCATTGTGCGTCTACCTGTGGTATCCTGGAACAAGA GGAACAACAAATGTGTACAGTTGTTTTCTCAAGCCATGTATCGCCAAGCATGAGAAGGAGATTGATAGCAATCTGCTACGCATGAAAAATAGGTTGATGATGCTAGGGATGTTGCTTTGGCAGAAGGCTGCGTGTTATGGACAGACTAAATTCTTTGAGATTTTGCAGTTTGCTTCTTCTCAGCCAGGGTCAAGGTCTCGACCACATACCGCTCATAATTCCAGGGGGAAGGAAAACTAA
- the LOC113758477 gene encoding auxin-induced protein 15A-like: MGIRLIAAMVHAKQVFRSRAGVHGGHASPTAVSSNADVPKGHLAVYVGVSYKYRFVVPLSYLKHPLFLDLLRRAEEENGFDHPMGGLTIPCSRNAFLDMASRLNDC; encoded by the coding sequence ATGGGAATTCGCTTGATAGCTGCCATGGTTCATGCAAAGCAAGTATTTAGGTCGAGAGCTGGTGTGCATGGCGGCCATGCATCACCAACTGCTGTATCCAGCAATGCAGATGTCCCAAAGGGTCACTTGGCAGTTTACGTTGGAGTGTCTTATAAGTACCGCTTTGTGGTTCCTCTGTCCTACTTGAAGCATCCTTTGTTCCTGGATCTATTGAGGCGTGCAGAGGAAGAAAACGGATTTGATCATCCCATGGGAGGCCTCACCATCCCATGCAGCAGAAATGCCTTTCTTGATATGGCGTCTCGCTTGAATGACTGCTGA
- the LOC113761266 gene encoding pentatricopeptide repeat-containing protein MRL1, chloroplastic — MELSLSSSISSWTPFSSFRSPRCHCAPLLRKEFLGSGHNLRPPGLRFRRQCRKLGFRFHFHSRNFLLRASLDSHSVVLVVAVTAVAVSAFILVFHNYSKRRNNAQDKQMSGRLTHPLFQHIKSRMDSLSMEEFILLNRNIPIDKKVDLPIEMSNNTFHHDDVVAEMHLDEINVMNGATIATNTSELSICEMTASVVNDSLHTRESEGLSVSSLPLLPSEPEVAGSTLNIEPSEMQLERCEHESGSDSKETKLLLEKKPHIASFFPVNVQSGVTQFGRLDHEILTEGQQIKPDLSHREDLYTFYEAPMAKLNGLGALSSGISLHKNGNSSLFKASVVDGEQFLRRQLSHRAEETEGHEKRHVSYYNNGSSHWKEDMGKRKESPAYKDNAKLHENRSKSLSPTHNLKGKHVHDRNRSPQLFGGYSKLLRDGRLNDCIEMLEDMESKGLLDMDKVYHAGFFKACKTQKAVKEAFHFTKLIPNPTLSTFNMLMSVCASAQDSEGAFEVLQLVQEARLKADCKLYTTLISTCARAGKVDTMFKVFHEMVNAGVEPNVHTYGALIDGCAKAGQVAKAFGAYGIMQSKNVKPDRVVFNALITACGESGAVDRAFDVLAEMRSEIRPIDPDHITVGALIKACIRSGQIDRAREVYKMLDEYNIKGTPEVYTIAVNSQNGDWEFACAVYSDMTIRGVAPDEMFISALIDVAGHAGNLDAAFEILKVARANGIPSGSISYSSLMGACSNAKDWQKALQLYEDIKDINLKPTVSMMNALVTALCEADQLQKATEVLFEMKMRGLCPNTITYSILLVASEKKDDLEVGLMLFSQAKKDGVAPNLVMCRCLIGMCLRRFQQACALGEPVFSLKSGYLQLDSKWTSLALMVYREAVVAGVAPTVDELSQVLGCLQLPHDVSLRNRLIENLGVSTDTSKGSKLFSLVDGFGEYDPRAFSLVEEAASLGIVPAVSLKRSPIIVDVRNLPIHAAEVYILTVLKGLKHRLAAGVKLPNLSILLPLEKTQIQTPSGEKTIKVAGRISQAVAALLRRLGLHFVGNESHGKVRINGGAVKKWFQPKLDSPFSGKPTDRSSFQRRLGKGIMYQQRNIRTGDLSLD; from the exons ATGGAACTGAGCTTGTCGTCCTCGATCTCCTCTTGGACTCCATTCTCTTCGTTCCGCTCCCCTCGCTGCCACTGTGCTCCATTGCTTCGCAAGGAGTTCCTCGGCAGTGGCCACAATCTGAGGCCTCCAGGCCTCCGCTTTCGACGACAATGCAGGAAGCTAGGGTTTCGATTTCATTTCCACTCCAGGAATTTTCTACTGAGAGCTTCACTCGACTCGCACTCCGTCGTTCTTGTCGTCGCTGTCACCGCGGTGGCTGTCTCTGCCTTCATCCTTGTCTTTCACAATTATTCCAAAAGAAGGAATAATGCTCAGGACAAACAG ATGTCAGGGAGGCTGACACATCCCCTATTTCAACATATCAAAAGTAGGATGGACAGCTTGTCTATGGAAGAGTTTATACTTCTAAATAGGAACATTCCTATTGATAAAAAAGTAGACCTACCAATTGAAATGAGCAACAATACTTTTCATCATGACGACGTTGTGGCTGAGATGCATCTTGATGAAATCAATGTGATGAATGGAGCTACTATTGCTACAAACACATCTGAGTTGTCTATTTGTGAAATGACTGCTTCTGTTGTCAATGATTCTCTGCACACAAGAGAATCTGAAGGTTTGTCTGTATCCTCTCTCCCATTATTGCCATCAGAACCAGAAGTCGCAGGATCTACTCTTAATATAGAGCCAAGTGAAATGCAATTGGAGAGGTGTGAACATGAAAGTGGAAGTGACAGTAAAGAGACCAAGCTACTTCTTGAAAAAAAGCCACATATTGCTTCATTTTTTCCAGTTAATGTACAAAGTGGAGTTACTCAATTTGGAAGACTAGACCATGAAATTTTGACAGAAGGTCAACAAATAAAGCCTGACCTTAGTCACCGTGAAGACCTCTACACATTTTATGAGGCACCTATGGCTAAATTGAATGGTCTTGGAGCACTATCCTCTGGTATTTCTCTGCACAAGAATGGTAACTCATCACTCTTCAAGGCTTCCGTTGTAGACGGAGAACAATTTCTTAGACGACAGCTCTCTCACCGCGCAG AGGAAACTGAAGGCCATGAAAAAAGACACGTTTCATATTATAACAATGGCTCATCCCATTGGAAAGAAGACATGGGAAAGAGAAAAGAGTCTCCTGCTTATAAGGACAATGCAAAACTTCACGAGAATAGATCGAAGAGTTTGTCTCCAACCCATAATTTGAAAGGGAAGCACGTGCATGACAGAAATCGTTCACCACAGCTGTTCGGTGGTTACAGTAAACTTTTAAGAGATGGACG GTTAAATGATTGCATTGAGATGCTTGAAGACATGGAAAGCAAGGGTTTGTTGGATATGGATAAA GTTTATCATGCAGGGTTTTTTAAAGCCTGCAAAACTCAAAAGGCTGTCAAGGaagcttttcatttcacaaAGCTTATCCCAAATCCAACTCTAAGCACATTCAATATGCTTATGTCTGTCTGTGCAAGCGCTCAAGATTCAGAGG GAGCTTTTGAAGTGTTGCAACTTGTCCAGGAGGCCAGATTGAAAGCAGACTGCAAACTGTACACTACCCTCATTTCTACTTGTGCTAGAGCTGGGAAAGTTGATACAATGTTCAAG GTTTTCCATGAAATGGTCAATGCTGGAGTGGAACCAAATGTTCATACATATGGTGCACTTATTGATGGTTGTGCCAAAGCTGGGCAAGTTGCAAAGGCCTTTGGTGCTTATGGAATTATGCAGTCAAAG AATGTCAAGCCAGACCGGGTTGTCTTCAATGCACTTATCACTGCATGTGGCGAATCAGGAGCAGTGGATCGTGCATTTGATGTCTTGGCAGAAATGAGGTCAGAGATACGCCCCATAGACCCTGATCACATTACTGTTGGTGCCTTGATAAAAGCATGCATTAGATCTGGTCAG ATTGATCGGGCGCGAGAGGTGTACAAAATGCTTGATGAATATAATATCAAGGGAACTCCGGAGGTTTACACCATTGCTGTTAATAGCCAAAATGGTGATTGGGAGTTTGCTTGTGCTGTCTATAGTGACATGACAATAAGAGGTGTTGCCCCTGATGAG ATGTTTATCAGTGCATTGATAGATGTTGCCGGACATGCTGGAAATCTGGATGCTGCATTTGAAATTCTAAAGGTAGCAAGAGCTAACGGAATACCTTCTGGAAGCATATCATATAGCTCATTGATGGGAGCCTGCAGCAAT GCAAAAGACTGGCAGAAGGCACTGCAGCTATATGAAGATATTAAGGACATCAACTTGAAACCAACAGTTTCCATGATGAATGCCCTGGTGACTGCCTTAT GTGAAGCAGATCAACTACAGAAGGCTACAGAAGTCCTATTTGAAATGAAGATGCGGGGTTTATGCCCAAACACCATAACATACTCGATTTTACTAGTTGCAAGTGAAAA AAAGGATGACCTGGAAGTTGGCCTAATGCTCTTTTCTCAAGCCAAGAAGGATGGTGTTGCCCCTAACCTTGTTATGTGCAGGTGTCTAATTG gtATGTGCTTAAGGAGATTCCAGCAAGCTTGTGCACTTGGTGAGCCGGTCTTTTCCCTTAAGTCTGGCTATCTACAGCTTGACAGTAAATG GACATCACTGGCCTTAATGGTTTACAGAGAAGCAGTTGTAGCTGGTGTGGCTCCTACTGTGGATGAACTTTCACAAGTTTTGGGATGCTTGCAACTTCCTCATGATGTATCCCTTAGGAACAGACTCATTGAGAATCTGGGTGTTAGTACTGATACATCGAAAGGCTCAAAACTCTTCTCATTGGTTGATGGATTTGGGGAATATGATCCACGTGCATTTTCACTTGTTGAG GAGGCTGCTTCACTTGGGATTGTACCTGCTGTCTCTTTAAAACGAAGCCCGATTATTGTCGATGTGAGGAATTTGCCTATCCATGCAGCTGAG GTATATATCTTGACGGTACTGAAGGGTCTCAAGCACCGTCTCGCAGCTG GTGTAAAGTTGCCGAACTTGTCTATTCTACTGCCACTGGAGAAGACACAAATTCAAACTCCATCAGGGGAGAAAACTATTAAAGTTGCTGGAAG GATTAGCCAAGCAGTTGCAGCATTGCTGAGGAGGCTTGGACTACATTTTGTAGGGAATGAATCCCATGGGAAAGTAAGAATTAATGGTGGTGCTGTGAAAAAATGGTTCCAGCCAAAGCTTGATTCTCCTTTTAGTGGAAAGCCTACGGATCGGAGCTCATTCCAAAGGCGTTTGGGTAAAGGAATCATGTATCAACAGAGAAACATTAGAACAGGTGATTTGTCTTTAGACTAG